The genomic stretch ccaaatgaaatccagttgtaggagttcagcgcgtacgccggatcctcccgcagatccggcggcaagatcgctcggcggcggcgcacctcgtcccgccgctctcggccctcgcgcggcacggggggaaccggcacgcgcctcgagttgaggtaccagccccctcccggcaagttcgcgtccggccatggtaccggccggttttcctcccatagctgccgcgcgaagtcgacgcggacgtaccggccgacccgtgccttcttgccggaccgcgagccgctagactcgtcgtcgttcttggtcttgcggaacgaccaacatttcttccccatggcgtcggtggggtggataccgtgggatgtggcaatggtttggtcggggaaatggccgccggcagcgtccctttaagaggctcgaacgccatctcgccttcaatgaccTGCCACTTCAACGTCGGCctcgctgcgcacgctcgcggaagccgaggcgcgccattaacgcagccctgcaaaggctgcagcgcgccgctcgcaagtaataccgcggaagacgatgcagttgtgtccctgccaggcgggcccgtgcgaggaccgagaggacactttgcgcgtccgcatagacgcaaacctgacgcatatttgggccaagtttgcgtctccgcggacggcccggtcattatgcgtcgcgccgctggaggtagtgctagacgcattttcggtcgcgCCGATGAAGgtagtgccagacgcattttcggtcacggtggacacaaacggacgctcgcgccgctggagatgccctaactctaCAAGAAGAAAAGCTAAAACACAGGACTTTGCAGGCATGATTCTGTAGACGCTACACACGTGCTTTACACGAACTTACTCATGCAAGATGCAAAATCTTCTTATGGAACATATTTTCAAAGGAGACACATCTCACACATAGAAGGAGAGACCGACAACCAATACAAAGCCTTTTGGCTTACAACACCAATCTGAAGACTAGCAACCGCACACACAATACAAAACACGATACAAAGAGGGCCTCACCCAAAACCAAACAACAAAGCCGTGTCAGACTCGACCAAAGCCGGACACCTCTAAAGAGCAATATCTTCACAGTGTCCTGAACCGGCGATCTGTCCCAATTCTGTGGTCTTTGGGCCATCCCCTATGTCCTCTTATGAACATCTTATCGGAACAAGCTCTAACGTGTCACTGCCAAGTCCTACAATCATGCATGGGCTATCTTTCCAATCTTCTCGGCCAGTCGTACAATCATGCATGGGCTACCTTTCCAATCTTCTCCCCCAGCCACATAGGGCCATCACTTGAATGCGACCAGAGGCACATATGATCAGCATACATTCTTTTCTTCACTTCACGGGGAACAACATCCAGGCAGGCAGAAACGAGCCACGCACCACTGGACCAGCAGAGGGGAACATAGATCATGGAGCCAAATAGCAACAACCCAGGCGAGCTGAATTATGCCCATAAAGGCCACACTAGCATATACCAAAGCTTTTGCACAATCAATGATCCAGAAACACAGCAATAATAGACCAAGGCAGTTGGGTTTTTTGTGACAAGAAACCATACAAGTTGAAGTAGATTATTTAAAGCATATATAAACTCTACCGTAACATAAACTTTTTGTGACAAGATACAATAGCATAAAGTTAAAGCCACGAGTTAACAACTTTGCATACTGGCAACTGCTAAGTGCAGGAGTAAAACATAGTAGCGAAGAACCATATTGATCTGAAACCACAAGGCTGAAAACTCTTTTTCTTAATATAGGAATATGTATGCTATTTCTTAGAACAGAGGATTCGTAATCCATATTAGATTCTCTTAGTCCCACAAGTAGTGATATGATTTTTGACGCTTCAGATGCATTTGCCTTCAGTCAGATTTCACCTGCAAGGAAAATGAATTTGATCACTACACTTACATTCTTACAAGATTATAAAATAAAGATGAGCATCGAAATATGAAGTACACTGCATACAGGAGACTTAGATGGGGACAAACTTCTGCTCCTGGTGGGGCTCCTGCTCGCAGACTTGTCGTGAGGGGGCTGCAACAAAGTCGAGTCAAAATATGGAAATAATTATTGAATAGAGGATTCAATTCTCTCAAACACTTACAGCGGCAGGTGATAGGGATCTTGATGATGACCTGCAAAATATTTCCACAACCAAAAAATTGTGACTCAGCAATTTTGCATTCATATATTTGCACCTATGCACATGAGAGCAACAGAATGTACTGCAAAATTCTGGGTGGGAATCTGGGCAGGTTCTCACCCCACACCACAGTTCATGTCTTTTTGTACAACAAAACAGATTCGAAAATACATGCTTTTTCCTTTCAAAAATGAGTTAACTGCATGTGTTTAAGGGAATATGCAGCCACCACGGATTGATGGTTTTGATCCAACAAGGAAAAACCTTTTTTTTTGGTTGCACAAATGTGTGATCTAAAAACAAAATCTAAGGTTTATATTTGAGAACCAGGGCAGGTGTATATTTGAGTATGGAAGTGCTAAAGTCAACAGTAGTAATACCAATATACCACAAAATCCATAGCATACATGCTTAGTGCCAGCCCTCCTAGCGCTGGTTGTAGTCCAGTTGCCATCTCAAAAGGCCGTGTTGGGAAAAACAATGTACAGCAAACGTAAGACACGGAGCAAACCAGAACAGAATTCTAGAAGTTAAAAGGTAAaggccttttttcttttgattttgcgGGTCATTTTTACTTCTTGTTAACAGCTCTTTTCATTGTAGTTCCTTAGTTGGGACAACACAAGCTCATCAGATCATTCAAAATACTTACTGAACAAAACAGTAAGAACCTGATAGCATCATTTCCTTAGTGTGTGCTTTCTCGGTACCAAAGATGCAGATAGCTAGCGTTGTCAAACTTCAATACACTCCCTACCGGAATGAAACTGGTCATACCTTGCTTTAACAGGTGACGGAGACCGAGAAGCAGCTCTAGATTTGGATCAACGAAGATATGCACATGTTAAGAACTAAGCTGTACCATCATGAACTAATTTGAGTATGAAGAAACAAATCCATACCTTGGACTCCTGCTATAACTGCGACTTCTGCTTCTCGAGTACGAGCAGCTGGGGCTTCTGCTTCTGGAGTAAGAGCGGCTACGCTTAGTATTGTACTCCCTCACCTATTAGCGGCACAAGTTGAATAAGACATGTATATTTTCAGTTCGGATGGGACAAACATGAATATCATTCCAGTATAGCTAAAGAAGGGGAGAACAGAAGACAATCATACCCTGATATACGATCGTGAAAACGCATTACGGAACTCTGAATCATCAAGCTTCCTTATCTACAAGATACAACTAGTAAGCATATATGTTCATGGACACCTCTGATTGTGGAGCAGCGTATAACATCTCTCTCTGTCAGTTACTAAACCAACCATCTACAAGACAACACAGAAGACACATATAAACTTACCGCATGTTTCATATCTTCATAATTGGTATATTCAACTATTCCAGTAATTGCTGCAGCACGTAAAAAAATCAGCAGTAATTGAGATTCCTATAGGATAACACGGTTTATGAACTATGAATTTCATACTATCTAAACAACCAGCCCCAACTTCATACGAAAACTCATAAGGGGCAAAAGAGGAACTGAAAAGTGGTCATTACTAACCTCCAGCCTCACGATAAACATCAGAGAAACAGACATCACCAGCTCGCCGCATATGATCCTGAAAAATGGAAGTAAATTTAAGATTCATGAAGGATGAACTTCAAGAGCTTACGTTCACATACAAACCTTGAGATCTTGCCATGATGCGGAAGAAGGTAATCCAGTAACCATAACTGTAATCCATGAATAGAGATAATAAGAGCAGGGATATCTCAAAATCAATATTATGAAGCTTAAAGTTAGAAATGCAAACCACGGTAATCAGAACGTCTAGCTGCACCACGGCGTCCAGAACTGCCATAGCTGCTTGATCGATCAAAAGAAGCGCCTCTTCCACCGTGAGCTAACTCCACCTGGATAATTCACAAAAGAAGCAAATATAAGAAAAATTAAGATATATTTTCCAtctataaaaaggaaaaaggataCTCATACAAGGTCCACTTACCCGCAACCTCTGGCCATCGAAATCATATCCATCACGGCCATAAATCGCATCGTCAGCATCACGTGGGTCTTCAAACTGCAACATGCCACACTCGGTGTTAGACTCCGAGGTGCTATCCAAAAGATTGCTTTTAATGATTTTAAAAGTATATTTAGTAGAACGTTCAGCAAAACTGATATATCCCATTGGTTAGATTTTGTATACGGGAAAGCATGTTGTTTTGCATGATGTGCCAATGAGGGTTTCAGGTAGGAAACATTATCTAGAATTTCTCTTAGATTCGAACCCATAGCTGATGATAGAACTAGAATAGATATCTTTTGTTTTCTACTCACACGAGCGCACATCTTTTCTTTTTTATCAATTGCTAATTCTGATCTTCCTCCCCAATCTGATATTATAGTCCCGGTGTAGATAGAAATTCCCTTATGATCTAATTCCGAGCGGTAGTAAATACCAGGACTTAGCAATATTTGATTGATCACAATTCGGTATATTCCATTTATAATAAAGGTTCCTAAGGAGTTCATTATAGGAATGTTTCCAATAGAAATGGTTTGCTATCCTTTGATAAGGACGTACAACCAAGTAGTTTATGAGTCTTAGGACAACATAGTTTGTTGTAGGAGTTAAGACTTTAGAGagtagaaaaaaaaaacttttggGTTGTTGTGCTCCaaatacaaatataaaacatgattACATCTCGGAAAATAAGGTTCATACCACTAAAAGATGTTTGGTTAAGAAAATGTCAGTGCAAGTTTCTTGTTCAGTTATGCACCAAAAGACATCATCCAGAAATACCCCTATGTCATGTTATGCTGAAGCAGCCATCCGGGTAACTCTATTACCCTTGCTTTTGTATCGATACCAAAGGGAAAAAGGTTGGCTTCACAAGTATGTGGGTTAACCTCTTTTTTGCCACGTGCTTGTGTTCACACTACAGAGCTTATGTTCTGTTCAGAAAAGTGGGGAATTAaacctgccaccaccaccaataattTATGGACCGCGGCTAAAGCAAAATCCAGGTCAGAAGCCGTCAATAACTAATCTACTTGAATCCCTAAAATGTACCTTCGGGTACATCCGATGAATCCCTAAAATGTTATTCCTTATATTGTTTCACAGGGTATTAGTTCTGGATGTTGATAACTCGCCTAAGGTTGATGATGTGGCGATGCAAAAGTCACGAGTGAAGAGTATGACATGTTTATTTTGTTAGTAAAGTTGGGAGTTATGtctttgcatttgcatatcattCAAGAGAGAATAGGCACTCCACAATTAGTGGTGCTAGGGTTCATAATATGAAAGAGGAGTGGGTTCTATGTCATTAAGTGTCATCGGTGACTATTCCATTTGCAGTGCAAGTGTTAATGTTGCATAAGAGGACGTTCGACACATGGAGTTCTCAAAGATTAGATGTGTCCATGTTTATGTTGATAAAACCCAAAGTACCAAGATGAAGATGAGTGTAAAATGTGCAATTTGACTTAAGATGTGGTATTATGCTGTTTTTAATATTTAGTATGTACTTGTTGGGGACATCATTCACAAGAAAAACTGATGGTGGACTTCCTTCATCTGACAAATAGAAGCAAAAGAACTACATCAATTCTTCCACTAGATAAATACCTGTCTCTTGCTAAATTAAAAATACCGCGATCATATTAAGCCATATGGCCGTCGTCCGTCGGCTCCACACCTTGGCTACGCTGTGGCGTCCATCCAAATTGGCATCACACCACCTCTTTTTCATGCTCCATTTGAATTGAAGAATTTTTTTGGAGGTGGTTAATTCAGTTAGTTTGTAGGGGAGCATCATTGTGTCAAGTTAGCTGATTAATAACATTTTGAGCAAGGTGGGAAAGGAGGCAGGAAGCATGGATGAATCCGTCTCACCGACTCCAATTACAAAGTTATTAAGTCACTCTGTTTGACTATCCTAAGTCCATATCTCATTTCCTTGCAAGTTGCAACATCACTCACATACTAGCAACAATAACACATGGGATCCACTAGAAAGCCTAGCCTGGTCTCCCTCTCTACCACATAATCACAAGAATCGTCTTTCCTCACTATGTCTTTGCTGCCCATTGGTGGTAGTGGTTCTGTCCCTACTGGTCCCATACTCCAACATGACAGGTCATATGGGCATGACTGTATGACCACAGATGTGTCAAGATTTGATGAACAATTAAGATAGGTTGAGGACAATTAAATGATACATGAGGAATTATAAGGGGCGTCGTAAGATGACTTATAAGTTATAAGGGGTTATGCAACTAAGTTGTATCTAGGGATTTATTTCAAGATTGGTTCATACCACTTTTGACAAAACATGGGAGAAAATATTGACACAATGTATGCCAATCATTTTATCAAATACAAGCAAAACAACCAACAAACAAATCCAATTTGCTATAAATCTGAACACAATTGAGCAAGAATAAATATTCTTAATAAAACCCTGGCACAACACATTACCTCAACAAAAGCAAAAACAGGAGGCCTTGGAGGAATTTTCAAGTCGATGTCCACGATAGGGCCATACTGCAGAAGCCAAGTAACAGTAAATTAAATTTACATGCAGGAATACTTGACTAAACAGAAAAAAAGGTAATGGCGGCACCTAATGCTCTATCTCTATGCTCGCCTTCTGCAAATCTAATCCTCTTGCAAGAGCAACGAGGTGTCGTCTAGGTAAGGTAGAAGTCAATTGGCAAGCTGACATTTGGGAAACTCACACAGGACACGGTCACACGGACACATTTTGATGCCACAGTGACAGTGAGCTTACATTTCAAATGGTGTTAGGATAGAGAATTATCTTGTTGAGCGCATGCAAGTACAACCACAGCGCTCACAATAATTGTTGTTACAAGAAAAATGAAAATCCATGGATACGTCTTTTACTTTAACAACACTTAATAGTTAATACATCGGTTCATAATTCCAAGTTCGAACAAACTATACCCTCCATGTCTGACTGCTAACGCGAATTACAGTTTTAGCTGATATACCAGAAACAACTTACCGCTGAACTGACGCGTTCTTAATAACAGACAAGAAGGAAATGAGTAAATCCATACTGCTTAGAACTAACCTTGTAGAAGAGATCCTCGATTTCCCTCTCCCGGATGTCTTCGGGGAGATTGCCCACGTAGATGGTGCAGCCGTTCCGTCGACTCATCGTTTCTGCAAGAAGGACAAAAATCCCAATCAGCAAATAGCTTGAGGGAAAAAGTAATTATACAGAAACAAAATTTGCATCTCATCTCCCAGAAACCACTGAGATTCCTACGGCTGGGGACACAGCAATTCTACCGCTAAAATCGAACAAAACTTGCCGAAAACACACGGCCTTCCAAACCAATCCAAGCAAAACGCGACACGATTACCGcgcagagagagaaaaaaaaatcatacgCAAAAGCAGCAGCGATCAGGAGGCCCGCAGGAACAGAAGCTTACTCGGGGATTAGCGCGGAAGAACTAGGGTTGGACTGATCTGCGCAAGGACTCCGCGGCCGCGGGCAGGGAGAGGACGAGGACAGAAACGGCAGTCTGTGTAGGGGGATCGAGAAGCTTCGGAGGGGAGCGGCGGCCGATACGTAACGGAAGTAGCCAAGCAGGAGGCGGCTCTAGTGCCTTACGATTCGTGCCGCGTGTACCGGCCGTGCATCTTATTCCTGGCTGGGCTTTGGGCCCCAGTCGGGCCCACCCGCACAGTAGCAGTCGGTTCGACGGTCAAGATCGTAAGAAGTGGAAAGCTCGAGGGGTTCAGCGGAAAAGTGCCTCCTCCgcccatcctcttcttcttcctctcctggTCTCTCCCgtcgggcggtggcggtggtggtctcCTCGCCGTGCGTGCCGGCTTCTCTCTCTCTTCCCGGTAAGAACTTCCCGCTCTCAGATTACTACAGCCTCTCAGCTCCGTTTAATTTTGCCTCGACCTTGTTGCCCCGAGCGCAGCTGTTCGCCCCAACTTGACTTTTCTGTCCGTCCTGACCGCGAAGCTATGTGGCCTAGGGTTTGCAAGAATCGTAGATTCGTAGCGGTAGGTAGGATCGACTACTTCCTGCACGCGCTGTTCTTGTTTAGTCGGGATCTTACGTTCTCTAGTCGGTGGCCAATTTGGATCAGTCAGGCATAGGATCAGTTAGGCATAGGAATTATAATTATTTTCTTTTGCAAGTTTACTACTCCTAGTTTCTGTCCCCAAAGAGAGAGTAGTTTCTCTAGCGCAAACTGTAGCACATGAACATCTTTTGCGAGCATGCTCAGGATTTTTTGGGCAGCAGAGCTACGATTATGGGAGGGTTGGACCTTCTCGACCCAATTGCTTGCTGGTTTCTCGAGTTGTTGGATGCCTATAAGTACCCTTTTTTGGAACATAGCAAGGATGAGCTGCTAATTTCGTTGATAGTAGAAGTGTTATGATGGATTACAGTAATAGGGGAAAAAAGGCATCGCGGCTCTGTTGTACGCACTGGGCATTGATAATAGGAATACTTTCTTAGATTGACCTTTGTAATGTGTCTGTTCCTTCTTAATTCCTTCCAATGTTTTGTGTTAGGTCAGTGCTATTTGGGCATGGCCATGCTTGATCAATAAGTCTGTTTATCGCATCAGAATTTCTTGCTCAATTTACGTAGGTTCTGTACTGATGAGCTTGACATTCTGTTCATTTTTTGGTTTTACCTAACTCTGCTCATAATCTGGTGTTGTACTGGAGTTTTCTAATTTTGTATGCGCCCAGGAGTTTCCTAGTTGTTACTTGGGCTATTTGTTTACATCAACTGATTTCTGATGGTCATCTGTTTCTTGAATCATATACTGTTTCGCACAGTATATTATCTTATGAATCCATATTTATTTTGTAATCCACCATTCTGCTGCTACCAAGTTGCAATATACTCTTGTTTCATATGGCATACATTTTAACGCCCTACATATATTTGATTCAGACGAGGACGATTGACTAAAGTCATGGAGGGTAACAAAGATGAGGCTTTGAGGTCTGTCAAGCTTGCAGAAGCTGCACTTGCATCTGGAGATAGACAGCGGGCAGACAAATTCATTCGAATTGCCCAAAGATTGGATCCTAGCCTTCCGATTGCTGATTTGTTGACCACAACCAAGAAGTTTGATCCGCTGGCTTCCCACGACAAGACCAGAAGAGGCGGACTTTGTGAAAACCAAAGAACTCCAAAAGAATGCGCCGGTCCTTCTAGTAGTGCTGAAAAGGGTTACAGCGACGAGAATGTTAGAGTGGTCCGTGATATCAGGAAGAAGAAGGACTACTATGCAATTCTTGGAGTGGAGAGGAGTAGCTCTTTGGAGGAGATTAGGAAGGCCTACAGAAGGTTATCGCTGAAAATTCATCCTGACAAGAACAAGGCCCCTGGGGCAGAAGATGCATTCAAGATGGTCAGCAAGGCTTTCAAGTGCCTAGGCAATGATCAGTCACGGAAGACCTATGATCAGACAGGTGCCCTTGAGGGCCATGAGTTTAACGACCAATATTCCAATGCCACGAGGCAGAGAACTGCTAGGCGAAGGAGGCAACCAAGAAATGGCTTCTATAACTATGAAGAAGATATAGATCCAGATGAGATATTCAGGTCTTTCTTCTATGGTACCCAGTACCATGATAATTCGTTCCGTGCTCACAATGCCAACAGAGCAAGAGGCGCAGCTAGGCAGGAGCAACAGAGAAGGGAGCATCCAGTACAGGGCGGGTCAGTCATGAACTTAACAATACTGGTGCACGTTGGTGTGCTATTACTTTTTGTTTTGTTGGCATTCATTCCAGTATGGCAACCTGAGTATGCCCTGCAGAAGACATACAACTATCCAATATCAACAGTCACAGAAAAGCATGGGGTAGAGTACTTTGTCAGCAAACAAGATTTTGATCTGCGGTTTCCGCAAGGAAGTGTTTCTAGAGATAACCTGGAGGAACAAGTTTTCAGAGATTATAGGTCTATGCTAGGAAGAAACTGCCGTGTAGAACTCCACCGGCGTAAATGGGCCAAGAACTACCCTACACCTCACTGTGACAAGATACAGAGCCTTTCTGTGCAATAATAGTGTCCACATGGTggttagtttgttcttcccatggCAGAATGTCACTCCCTTTAAAGGTACCATATATAAGTATATAACTTTTCTATGTTCATTTTGGGTACATAATAGTGTCCACCTGTATTTTCTGGTCTTTTAAGTTCAAATTGCCATTTCCCCATTTCTCAGTACTCCACCTCCTGCGGAATGGTAAATGATGTGTTATATGTGACACAATGTTTCAGTCCTTATTCCCTAGGAAATAATACTcttcaaatgaaattcaaaaaGGATCTCTCAAGTTGATGCACAGAAGCAGACGTTGATGTGTCAGTAAATTTTGGGTACAGTGTTGCTGCATAAAACTAGATGAAAACCTTGAAATCAAAGCAAATCATTTTTTAGTTAGCATATGTGATCAACTCACTTCGGGGTACTATGTAGTTGCCATTTTATTCAGGACTTAGTCTTCTCTAATGTGATAGTATCTCACAAGCAACTAAAGCTTTGCCTTCATATCAGAAACTTGAATGTGTGTTCATATCACATAGGTCTTTGTTTGGTGTTCTCATGTAACTTTGTTAATTATATAATGCAGGCTTAACACGTCAAGATTTTCTGGAAACAAGGTGAATACGCACATATGATGTCATGAATGAGTACATGATGAGTTGGAGTACAGAGTACCTGGTGGCACGATGGGGCATGGATTTGGTTCATGTCGTGGCATCCTGTTACATTTAGAAGAAATTATACGCCCGTCTCAGTTGCTGAGCGCAAAATTTTGTACAGATCCGTCTTTGAAGGTGGTTAGAGGCCACGAGGGAAGGGGCTGCGTTGTACTGCTTGAAACAATCATCTTGGTTGGTTGTAGCGGCTGTTCTTACTGAACTGTAAAACCCTTGAAATACATAGTAGAATGTGTATGCCTGGTATCACTTTGGCATGTTTGATGCATCTGCTGTTGAATTGTTGATTTGCTGGAGATCCAGGTTTTGTGtgtcttttctttttccttttcgaCAATCAATAGCATATGTTGTACATGGTAGTGATCCAAGAATAACAAAATGCGCTTACAAAGTAAAATCTAAAATAGCACCGGCTCTAATGAGTGGTGAGTGGTGAGTGGTGAGTGGTGAATAAGTTTGAATTGGTCTATTACTTCGGACCATTATTATAGTTAGCACTAGATGCACCACAAACTCTGGTGTGTGTTATGTTAACTACTCCAGGtctacaaaacatattggttgttTGAAAGCTTGAGCAAGTACAGTTTTTCGTCTTTCTGAAACCACTATAACACATGTTATTTTGTTCTTAAACAATAGTGAGATGTTTACGGTCCAATAGCATTACGGGTTAGACTACTACTTCAACTTTGGTGAAAGAAAACAAACTAACACTTTTAGATCAATCACCCTTCCCCTCCCAATTGACATAGCTCAAACGGCGATGAGGAAGTTGCATCTGATAAAATATATGTGGCTCCAATCCTATCTTGGTGGTGATTGGTTTGGCGTTGCCGAGGAGCTTAAGAGCATCTTTGATTTGCATTTAGAAACTCGAAGATCTGAATAGGATTTTTTACTATAGTGTTTGTTTGATTTATATGATTATGTCCCACATGTATATTTTCCAAGGAATAATTTgcattaaattttatgttgaaaaaTCTAACATCCAGTGGAACTTCTTCATAATCTTTTTTCTACAATGAATCTAAACAAACTTTAGTGCATACGGAATTTTGTTGAACTAGAGTGGACATGACATTGCACTTATGAATTTTCTATGTTCTTGTGTTTTTCTCGTTCATGTGTTTTTTCTAACCATGTGGACCGAGAGGTCTCTCCAATCCTACATGGTATTGTATGGACCATAGTTTATTTGATTCCATTGTAGGAACAAACAAACAAAGAATTCTGGAAAAGAGGTTTACGAATGTCTGGTTGGAGTATTTGACAAACCCGACATTCTCCTGATTATTCAACAAAGGAAGTAGTATATTATTCTTATGGTccctttttatgaacatttttgTGTAAATGGATTCAGTTAACCTATTATCTGGTAGTATCCGATATTCTCTAATTAACATAGGCCAGGTTTAATTTTGAaagcaaacagagcttggctctagtggttaggtcccttgtggtggaaccagcccacccaggttcaagtcctagacttgacatgggtgtttgcatttacctggatttattccaggatttaatcggcgctatgctttcagtggtaggtgacgtgcccgtcaacagcgaggcgccagtggtgtcttcgtcaacctcaagatatgtcggctcagtccctcgaaggtgctcataggggtagggtgtgcgtgcgtgcgttcataggggtgtttgtacgtgcgtgtttgtgagcgtctgcgttgtactgtgttctcaaaaaaaaaggttTAATTTTGAAAACGGGGCCATGTTTAGACATGCTGTACTCTCTCTCCCTACAACTAAAATACGTATAAATACATCTTTTTTAAATAAATATGCCACACTTATTTAGAATGGATGGAGAAAgtactactacctctgtctataaatagatgtctaaaatttatctaaatttagatgtatctagatgctatttagtgtctag from Lolium rigidum isolate FL_2022 chromosome 4, APGP_CSIRO_Lrig_0.1, whole genome shotgun sequence encodes the following:
- the LOC124706723 gene encoding serine/arginine-rich-splicing factor SR34-like; translation: MSRRNGCTIYVGNLPEDIREREIEDLFYKYGPIVDIDLKIPPRPPVFAFVEFEDPRDADDAIYGRDGYDFDGQRLRVELAHGGRGASFDRSSSYGSSGRRGAARRSDYRVMVTGLPSSASWQDLKDHMRRAGDVCFSDVYREAGAITGIVEYTNYEDMKHAIRKLDDSEFRNAFSRSYIRVREYNTKRSRSYSRSRSPSCSYSRSRSRSYSRSPRAASRSPSPVKARSSSRSLSPAAPPHDKSASRSPTRSRSLSPSKSPVKSD
- the LOC124706725 gene encoding chaperone protein dnaJ 49-like — protein: MEGNKDEALRSVKLAEAALASGDRQRADKFIRIAQRLDPSLPIADLLTTTKKFDPLASHDKTRRGGLCENQRTPKECAGPSSSAEKGYSDENVRVVRDIRKKKDYYAILGVERSSSLEEIRKAYRRLSLKIHPDKNKAPGAEDAFKMVSKAFKCLGNDQSRKTYDQTGALEGHEFNDQYSNATRQRTARRRRQPRNGFYNYEEDIDPDEIFRSFFYGTQYHDNSFRAHNANRARGAARQEQQRREHPVQGGSVMNLTILVHVGVLLLFVLLAFIPVWQPEYALQKTYNYPISTVTEKHGVEYFVSKQDFDLRFPQGSVSRDNLEEQVFRDYRSMLGRNCRVELHRRKWAKNYPTPHCDKIQSLSVQ